The following are encoded together in the Oceanobacillus zhaokaii genome:
- a CDS encoding DUF3870 domain-containing protein translates to MNTIFIAGHARLPAGMAAKSIYETLTITAEIDKKYGVIIAASCTLATEHGREFVERLLRGYSLRDGIEDPVNLVKEHYLGKAGNALASALKDLYKQYEGISQKE, encoded by the coding sequence ATGAATACAATATTTATCGCAGGCCACGCACGCCTTCCAGCCGGAATGGCAGCAAAAAGTATATATGAAACATTAACAATCACAGCAGAAATTGATAAAAAATACGGCGTAATCATTGCAGCAAGCTGTACATTAGCAACCGAGCATGGAAGGGAATTTGTGGAGCGATTGCTTAGAGGATACAGTTTGCGAGATGGGATAGAAGACCCAGTAAACCTCGTAAAGGAGCATTATTTAGGAAAAGCAGGAAATGCACTAGCATCTGCATTAAAGGATCTGTATAAACAATACGAGGGCATATCACAAAAAGAATAA
- a CDS encoding sodium-dependent transporter codes for MQKEKEQWSSKIGFILSSSGAAIGLGAIWKFPYMTGMNGGGAFFLLFIAFTIIIGLPILIAEFIIGRGAEKEAVSAYKKLAPNSLWTFIGKWGVVGAFLLMSFYSVVGGWVLVYSALSIPGLVIKDAANYPELFATITGSPFITILGLALFLLINIIVVSFGIQDGIEKSSKILMPLLFIFFIILVIRSVTFEGALEGIRFFLHPDFSKLNAENVLYALGHSFFALAVGISVMVTYSSYLKKDVSLPLSAGSVSVMNIFVSLLAGLAIFPVVFAFGLEPTEGPGLLFIVLPEAFAQMPFGEVFLSLFLLLFLFAVLTSSFSMLEIITAAFTENKNRSRKKVASIAGILVFLAGIPAALSSNVLADFKIFGLTVFDATDYLVSNIMLPGGCLFIALFIGFKMDRTLVRQEFSYGNNLSNGMYQVWFQLMRWIVPITIIFVFLGSIGIL; via the coding sequence ATGCAAAAGGAAAAAGAACAATGGTCATCGAAAATCGGCTTTATTTTGTCATCTTCTGGAGCTGCGATTGGCCTTGGTGCGATATGGAAGTTTCCATATATGACGGGGATGAATGGTGGAGGAGCCTTTTTCTTATTATTTATCGCCTTTACCATCATAATTGGTTTACCGATATTAATTGCAGAATTCATTATTGGCAGAGGAGCTGAGAAGGAAGCTGTCAGTGCATATAAAAAACTTGCGCCAAATTCACTTTGGACCTTTATTGGTAAGTGGGGCGTTGTTGGTGCATTCTTACTTATGTCGTTTTATAGTGTCGTTGGAGGCTGGGTACTTGTTTATAGCGCACTATCTATCCCTGGATTAGTTATTAAGGATGCTGCTAACTATCCAGAGCTGTTTGCAACGATAACAGGAAGTCCTTTCATCACAATTCTAGGACTTGCACTATTTTTACTAATCAATATTATTGTCGTTTCGTTTGGGATTCAAGACGGAATTGAAAAGTCGAGTAAAATCTTAATGCCATTACTCTTTATCTTTTTCATTATCTTAGTCATTCGTTCGGTAACGTTTGAGGGTGCACTTGAGGGAATTCGCTTCTTCCTTCATCCTGACTTCTCCAAGCTTAATGCTGAAAATGTCTTGTATGCACTTGGTCATTCCTTCTTCGCTCTTGCTGTTGGTATTTCCGTTATGGTTACCTATAGCTCATATTTAAAGAAGGATGTAAGTCTGCCACTATCTGCTGGTTCAGTATCTGTTATGAATATTTTTGTTTCTCTACTAGCTGGATTGGCGATTTTCCCAGTCGTGTTTGCGTTCGGATTGGAGCCAACGGAGGGTCCTGGACTATTATTTATCGTCCTTCCAGAGGCCTTTGCACAAATGCCTTTTGGAGAAGTATTTCTTAGTCTATTTCTCTTGCTATTTTTATTCGCTGTTCTAACATCTTCATTTAGCATGTTGGAAATCATTACAGCAGCGTTTACAGAAAATAAAAATCGTTCACGTAAAAAAGTTGCGAGTATCGCTGGAATCCTCGTCTTTCTCGCTGGTATTCCAGCTGCATTATCATCAAATGTCCTCGCTGATTTTAAAATTTTCGGATTAACGGTCTTTGATGCAACTGATTATTTGGTAAGTAATATCATGCTTCCCGGTGGTTGTTTATTTATCGCCCTGTTTATTGGCTTTAAAATGGACAGGACCCTTGTTAGGCAAGAATTCTCATATGGGAACAACTTGTCAAACGGCATGTATCAAGTATGGTTTCAATTAATGCGCTGGATTGTTCCAATTACGATTATTTTCGTATTCTTA
- a CDS encoding NAD-dependent succinate-semialdehyde dehydrogenase, producing MFDKLTKSIFINGEWKNVDHQKTETVYNPATLEPITEVALGGAAETDEAIKAATHAFPEWSTMTGRERGTILYKASQLMLEDTERLAEILTIEQGKPLAEAIGEVKISANYLLWYAEEASRAYGEVIPSSNKSKRLLVIPQPVGVVGAITPWNFPSSMITRKIGPALAAGCAVVLKPASETPLSAIEIMKIMKKAGIPDGVVNLVTGDAKAIGQSLLTNKEVRLITFTGSTGIGKYLMRESAEQMKKVALELGGHAPSIVFEDADIDKAATLVLGSKFRNAGQTCICTNRLYVHESIAEEFTAALTEKVKQLKLGSGLEEGVDIGPLINEKASEKVKSHVEDAVNKGAKIVYGGDAWDSDLDGYFYNPTILANTTDDMLVMHEETFGPVIPIQTFSDEDQAIYKANDTDYGLAAYLFTENTNRAVRVSEKLEYGIIGINDVYPAIAEGPFGGIKQSGVGKEGGHHGMDEFLEKKFVSIGIE from the coding sequence ATGTTTGATAAATTAACGAAGAGCATCTTTATTAATGGAGAATGGAAAAATGTTGATCATCAAAAAACAGAGACAGTTTATAATCCCGCAACACTAGAACCAATCACCGAAGTAGCTTTAGGTGGAGCTGCAGAAACAGATGAAGCAATAAAAGCCGCTACCCATGCATTTCCAGAATGGAGCACAATGACAGGTCGAGAACGTGGAACGATTTTATACAAAGCATCACAGCTTATGCTCGAAGATACTGAACGATTAGCGGAAATCTTAACCATCGAACAAGGAAAGCCTTTAGCGGAAGCAATCGGTGAAGTAAAAATTAGTGCGAATTATTTATTATGGTATGCAGAAGAAGCTAGCCGCGCTTACGGAGAAGTAATTCCTTCGTCTAATAAATCGAAGCGACTACTTGTGATTCCACAGCCGGTTGGCGTTGTCGGCGCAATTACACCATGGAATTTCCCATCGTCCATGATTACAAGAAAAATTGGTCCTGCATTAGCTGCCGGTTGTGCGGTTGTGCTGAAACCAGCATCGGAAACACCATTGTCAGCAATTGAAATTATGAAAATTATGAAGAAAGCTGGAATCCCCGATGGTGTTGTCAATTTAGTAACTGGTGACGCAAAAGCAATCGGTCAAAGCTTACTTACAAATAAAGAGGTGCGGTTAATTACTTTCACAGGCTCAACAGGTATCGGTAAATATTTAATGCGTGAAAGTGCAGAGCAAATGAAGAAAGTCGCGCTCGAGCTTGGTGGGCATGCCCCAAGTATTGTATTCGAAGATGCAGATATCGACAAGGCGGCAACCCTCGTGTTGGGTAGTAAATTTAGAAATGCTGGTCAAACATGTATCTGTACGAATCGACTATATGTACATGAATCGATTGCTGAAGAATTTACTGCAGCATTAACCGAAAAAGTAAAACAACTCAAACTTGGATCGGGCTTAGAAGAAGGAGTAGATATTGGTCCATTAATTAACGAGAAGGCCTCTGAAAAGGTAAAATCACATGTCGAGGATGCGGTTAATAAAGGGGCAAAAATCGTTTATGGCGGCGATGCTTGGGACTCTGATTTAGATGGTTATTTCTACAACCCTACTATTCTAGCAAATACTACTGATGATATGTTAGTAATGCATGAAGAAACATTTGGACCAGTAATCCCAATCCAAACGTTTAGTGATGAAGATCAAGCGATTTATAAAGCTAATGATACAGACTATGGACTCGCTGCTTATTTATTCACAGAAAACACAAATCGGGCCGTTCGTGTCTCGGAAAAATTAGAATATGGAATCATTGGCATCAATGATGTATATCCAGCAATTGCTGAAGGGCCATTTGGCGGAATCAAGCAATCTGGTGTCGGCAAAGAAGGCGGGCATCATGGCATGGATGAATTTTTGGAGAAAAAATTCGTTTCAATTGGAATTGAGTAG
- a CDS encoding saccharopine dehydrogenase family protein → MKVGVLGSGLMGKEAARDLVGSAGITKVGIADIDFERAQKVCEHLKSPKLTAYQVNAKDEQELAQYIQKFDVIINALFYSFNEIVAKTAIKAGVNSVDLGGHIGHMTDRVLALGKEAEKAGVTLIPDLGVAPGMINILAGYGASKLDKVDSVKLYVGGIPLKPQPPLEYYHVFSMEGVFDHYTDPSLIIRNGMKQEVPSLSEVEPIYFERFGPLEAFHTSGGTSTLSLTYPNLQTLEYKTIRYPGHAEKFKLLVDLNLTKAGYEVEVYGKRISPRDVFLKVLDPIVELGDKDDVVLLRVIVSGEKQGEHRTYEYEMTTHKDRKTNVTAMARATANTISVVAQMIGSGTIPDKGVHPPEKVVPGDVYINEMAKRGVIIKENEQN, encoded by the coding sequence ATGAAGGTAGGGGTGCTCGGTTCTGGTTTAATGGGAAAAGAAGCAGCACGTGATTTGGTCGGGAGTGCTGGTATTACGAAAGTTGGAATAGCGGATATTGATTTTGAACGTGCGCAAAAGGTTTGCGAGCATTTGAAATCACCGAAGCTAACAGCATATCAAGTGAATGCAAAAGATGAGCAGGAGCTGGCGCAATATATTCAGAAATTCGATGTAATCATCAATGCACTGTTTTATTCATTCAATGAAATTGTAGCAAAAACAGCAATAAAAGCAGGAGTTAATTCCGTTGATTTAGGCGGTCATATTGGCCATATGACCGACAGGGTGCTTGCATTAGGGAAGGAAGCAGAGAAAGCAGGGGTCACACTAATTCCCGACCTTGGTGTTGCGCCAGGCATGATTAATATTCTCGCTGGCTATGGTGCCAGTAAATTGGATAAAGTGGATTCGGTAAAATTATATGTAGGCGGGATTCCATTGAAACCTCAGCCGCCATTAGAATATTATCACGTATTTTCAATGGAGGGTGTATTCGATCATTATACAGATCCTTCCTTAATTATTCGAAATGGAATGAAACAGGAAGTTCCGTCATTATCCGAAGTAGAACCCATTTATTTTGAAAGATTTGGACCATTGGAGGCCTTTCATACTTCAGGTGGAACCTCAACATTGTCCTTAACGTATCCCAATCTGCAAACATTAGAGTATAAAACAATCCGATATCCAGGCCATGCAGAAAAATTCAAATTACTCGTTGATTTGAATTTAACGAAGGCGGGCTATGAGGTAGAAGTATATGGGAAACGGATTAGCCCACGCGACGTATTTCTAAAAGTATTGGACCCAATTGTAGAGCTTGGAGATAAAGATGATGTTGTATTATTGCGGGTAATCGTATCCGGTGAGAAACAAGGAGAACATCGAACCTATGAATATGAAATGACAACACATAAAGATAGAAAGACGAATGTAACAGCAATGGCAAGAGCAACTGCAAATACAATATCCGTCGTTGCTCAGATGATTGGCAGTGGTACGATTCCAGACAAAGGAGTCCATCCTCCAGAGAAAGTAGTGCCGGGTGATGTCTATATCAATGAAATGGCTAAACGCGGTGTTATTATTAAGGAAAATGAACAGAATTAA
- a CDS encoding Na+/H+ antiporter NhaC family protein: protein MEGTIWSLVPPLLTIVMVLLTKRVLISLGVGIIAAALFVDSFNIPGALKLIWDAFSGVFYADGAVNTWNVYILLFVLMLGIITAFMSMMGGTKAFAEWMIRRVKTRSGAQIMTLILGIIVFVDDYFNSLAVGQIAKPVTDKHRVSRAKLAYIVDSTAAPVCVVAPISSWGAYIVGIIGTIFVTQNITEYTALGAFIQMIPMNFYVWAALGMVVIIALSRADFGPMKIHEEHAMKTGEVSRAEMKETKGGVNTLPASDSGRISDLLIPIATLFVATISAIYFSGLSLVEGKRTMMNIFGSADVSVALLWGGIIGIVVTFLLFIRHYQGKNLSAKHFILGIIKGTKSMLPGFTILIFAWVIATLIDLLGTGTYLAGLVQSSNLSLMILPLIVFIIAGFIAFATGTSWGSFGILLPIAGEIAVATDVTLLLPMMAAVLAGAVFGDHCSPISDTTILSSTGSSCNHIDHVTTQLPYAFVAAGIAGIGYLTLGITGSVWLGLVTVVLALIILYGLLRKANREEVALDK from the coding sequence ATGGAAGGGACAATTTGGTCTTTAGTGCCACCGTTATTAACAATCGTGATGGTTTTACTAACGAAAAGGGTTTTGATTTCACTAGGTGTAGGTATTATTGCCGCTGCGCTTTTTGTGGATAGTTTTAATATACCAGGTGCATTAAAGCTTATATGGGATGCATTTAGTGGTGTGTTTTATGCTGACGGAGCTGTAAATACTTGGAATGTGTATATTTTACTATTTGTATTAATGCTAGGGATAATAACTGCTTTCATGAGTATGATGGGTGGGACAAAGGCATTTGCAGAATGGATGATTCGCCGGGTAAAAACACGTTCAGGTGCACAGATTATGACATTAATCCTTGGAATTATAGTATTCGTTGACGACTATTTCAATAGTTTAGCAGTTGGGCAAATCGCGAAACCAGTGACAGATAAGCATCGGGTCTCAAGAGCAAAGCTCGCATATATTGTTGACTCTACCGCAGCTCCAGTGTGTGTTGTTGCGCCAATATCTAGTTGGGGAGCATATATTGTCGGCATCATTGGGACAATTTTTGTAACACAAAACATTACAGAATATACGGCACTTGGAGCATTTATTCAAATGATTCCAATGAATTTCTATGTTTGGGCAGCGCTTGGGATGGTAGTTATTATTGCCCTTAGTCGAGCAGATTTTGGACCAATGAAAATTCATGAGGAGCATGCAATGAAAACAGGAGAGGTCTCTCGTGCGGAAATGAAGGAAACGAAGGGAGGGGTCAACACATTACCTGCTAGTGATTCCGGTAGAATAAGTGATTTACTAATTCCTATTGCAACACTCTTTGTTGCTACAATTAGTGCCATTTATTTTAGTGGACTTAGTCTAGTTGAAGGCAAGAGAACGATGATGAATATCTTCGGAAGTGCGGATGTATCAGTTGCATTACTATGGGGTGGAATAATTGGCATCGTGGTAACCTTTCTATTATTTATTCGTCATTATCAAGGGAAAAACCTATCGGCTAAACATTTTATTTTAGGAATAATAAAAGGAACAAAATCGATGTTACCTGGATTCACGATTCTTATTTTTGCCTGGGTTATTGCAACCTTGATCGATTTACTCGGAACAGGAACATATCTTGCCGGGCTAGTGCAATCTTCCAATCTTAGTTTGATGATTTTACCATTAATTGTTTTCATCATTGCGGGGTTCATTGCTTTTGCAACTGGTACCTCTTGGGGGTCGTTCGGAATTCTCTTGCCAATTGCTGGTGAAATTGCCGTAGCAACTGATGTGACCTTGCTTTTACCGATGATGGCAGCAGTGCTAGCTGGAGCGGTGTTTGGTGACCATTGTTCACCAATATCGGATACTACGATTCTCTCATCGACGGGTTCTAGCTGTAACCATATTGATCATGTAACAACCCAATTACCATATGCTTTTGTTGCTGCTGGAATTGCCGGTATTGGCTATTTAACGCTAGGCATTACTGGTAGTGTTTGGTTAGGATTAGTAACCGTCGTTCTCGCTCTAATTATTTTATACGGCTTGCTAAGGAAGGCCAATAGGGAAGAGGTGGCTTTAGACAAGTAA
- a CDS encoding aldehyde dehydrogenase family protein — protein MAVQLETEKLANFINGEWVEGSVFSSVVNPATGEAIVQVPLSSERNVDEAVAAAKKAQKEWALVPAPQRAEVLYRVGYLLKERKERLSQFLTQENGKVIEEARGEVQEGIDMAFYMAGEGRRLFGQTTPAELKDKFAMSQRAPVGVVGIITPWNFPIAIATWKSFPAIVAGNAVVWKPATETPIMAYELAKIFEEAGLPKGVINVVYGSGRTAGNAMVEHPDIRVISFTGSNDVGRNIAAACGRQLKKVSLEMGGKNAVIVMDDADLDLAVEGILWSAFGTSGQRCTACSRVIVHEKVKGALEEHLRSAMEKLTIGNGLDESIRVGPIINQAGLEKIKSYIEIGKNEGAKLLEGGYELTGAGLKKGNYFSPTLFTDVNSEMRIAQEEIFGPVVSLIPVKSFEEAIEVNNSVEYGLSSSIYTNDINRVFKAQRDLDTGIVYVNAGTTGAEIHLPFGGTKGTGNGHRDSGIQALDVFTEWKAVYVDYSGKLQRAQIDVE, from the coding sequence TTGGCAGTTCAATTAGAAACAGAAAAATTAGCTAACTTTATTAACGGAGAATGGGTGGAAGGTAGTGTTTTTTCTTCTGTTGTAAACCCTGCGACAGGAGAAGCGATTGTTCAAGTTCCCTTATCTAGTGAACGTAATGTTGATGAGGCTGTTGCTGCAGCCAAAAAAGCACAGAAGGAATGGGCACTAGTTCCGGCGCCACAGCGGGCAGAAGTATTGTATCGCGTCGGATACCTTTTGAAGGAAAGAAAGGAAAGGCTTTCACAGTTTTTGACACAGGAGAATGGCAAGGTGATTGAAGAGGCACGTGGAGAAGTGCAAGAAGGAATTGATATGGCATTTTATATGGCTGGAGAGGGCAGGCGTTTATTTGGGCAAACGACACCTGCAGAATTAAAAGATAAATTTGCAATGAGCCAGCGTGCACCCGTTGGCGTTGTTGGGATAATTACCCCATGGAATTTTCCGATAGCAATTGCAACCTGGAAATCATTTCCGGCCATTGTTGCTGGAAATGCAGTCGTGTGGAAACCAGCAACGGAAACACCAATCATGGCATATGAATTGGCAAAAATCTTTGAAGAAGCAGGTCTGCCAAAGGGTGTCATCAATGTCGTATATGGCTCTGGTCGAACAGCAGGCAATGCAATGGTGGAGCATCCAGATATTCGGGTCATTTCTTTTACTGGATCAAATGATGTTGGAAGGAATATTGCTGCTGCATGTGGCAGGCAGTTGAAGAAGGTGTCCCTTGAAATGGGTGGAAAAAATGCTGTCATCGTTATGGATGATGCGGATTTGGATTTAGCGGTAGAGGGGATTTTATGGAGTGCATTCGGAACGAGTGGACAGCGTTGTACTGCATGCAGTCGTGTAATTGTCCATGAAAAGGTGAAAGGTGCATTGGAAGAGCACCTTCGTAGTGCTATGGAAAAGCTGACAATTGGTAATGGTTTGGATGAGTCGATCAGGGTTGGTCCGATAATTAACCAAGCGGGATTGGAAAAAATCAAAAGCTATATTGAGATTGGCAAAAACGAAGGTGCGAAACTACTAGAGGGTGGCTATGAACTGACAGGTGCCGGGCTTAAGAAGGGAAATTACTTTTCACCAACATTGTTTACTGATGTAAATTCAGAGATGCGAATTGCACAGGAGGAAATCTTCGGTCCAGTAGTTTCCTTAATCCCTGTAAAAAGCTTTGAAGAAGCAATCGAAGTGAATAATAGTGTGGAATATGGTCTCTCAAGCTCGATATATACGAATGATATTAACCGTGTGTTTAAAGCACAGCGTGATCTCGATACGGGAATTGTCTATGTAAATGCGGGAACAACAGGTGCGGAGATTCATCTGCCATTTGGCGGGACAAAAGGTACGGGAAATGGACATCGTGATTCTGGTATCCAAGCACTCGATGTGTTTACGGAATGGAAAGCAGTTTACGTGGATTACAGTGGTAAGCTGCAACGTGCACAAATAGATGTAGAGTAA